In one Salvelinus sp. IW2-2015 linkage group LG26, ASM291031v2, whole genome shotgun sequence genomic region, the following are encoded:
- the LOC111952112 gene encoding tropomyosin alpha-3 chain isoform X12, with protein sequence MAGITSLEAVKRKIKTLQQQADGAEERTERLQRELGLERKARESAEADVASLNRRIQLVEEELDRAQERLTTALTKLEEAEKAADESERGMKVIENRASKDEEKMELQEIQLKEAKHIAEEADRKYEEVARKLVIIESDLERTEERAELSEGRIRRAEDELRVLEQSLKSLTASEAKYSHKEDKYEEEMKVLTDKLKEAETRAEFAERSVAKLEKTIDDLEDELYAQKLKHKAISEELDHALNDMTSM encoded by the exons ATGGCAGGTATAACATCATTGGAAGCGGTTAAACGGAAAATAAAAACCTTGCAACAGCAGGCTGACGGTGCCGAAGAAAGAACTGAAAGACTACAGAGAGAATTGGGTTTGGAGAGGAAAGCCAGAGAATCA GCTGAGGCCGATGTCGCTTCCCTTAACAGACGTATCCAGCTGGTTGAGGAGGAGTTGGATCGTGCTCAGGAGCGTCTGACAACTGCCCTGACCAAGCTGGAGGAGGCTGAGAAGGCGGCTGATGAGTCTGAGAG AGGCATGAAGGTCATTGAGAACAGAGCCTCCAAGGATGAGGAGAAGATGGAGCTGCAGGAGATCCAGCTGAAGGAGGCCAAGCACATCGCTGAGGAGGCTGACCGCAAATACGAGGAG GTTGCCCGTAAGCTGGTCATCATTGAGAGTGATCTGGAGCGTACAGAGGAGCGCGCTGAGCTTTCTGAAGG ACGGATTCGAAGAGCGGAGGACGAGCTAAGAGTTTTGGAACAAAGCTTAAAATCACTTACAGCTTCCGAAGCAAAG TACTCACATAAGGAGGACAAgtatgaggaggagatgaaggtCCTCACTGACAAGCTGAAGGAG GCTGAGACACGTGCTGAGTTCGCTGAGAGATCAGTAGCCAAGCTTGAGAAGACCATTGACGACTTGGAAG ATGAGTTGTATGCCCAGAAACTGAAGCACAAGGCCATCAGCGAGGAGCTGGACCACGCCCTCAATGACATGACTTCCATGTAA
- the LOC111952112 gene encoding tropomyosin alpha-3 chain isoform X16 gives MAGITSLEAVKRKIKTLQQQADGAEERTERLQRELGLERKARESAEADVASLNRRIQLVEEELDRAQERLTTALTKLEEAEKAADESERGMKVIENRASKDEEKMELQEIQLKEAKHIAEEADRKYEEVARKLVIIESDLERTEERAELSEGRIRRAEDELRVLEQSLKSLTASEAKYSHKEDKYEEEMKVLTDKLKEAETRAEFAERSVAKLEKTIDDLEDHLYQQLZKNRLLSNELRVALNED, from the exons ATGGCAGGTATAACATCATTGGAAGCGGTTAAACGGAAAATAAAAACCTTGCAACAGCAGGCTGACGGTGCCGAAGAAAGAACTGAAAGACTACAGAGAGAATTGGGTTTGGAGAGGAAAGCCAGAGAATCA GCTGAGGCCGATGTCGCTTCCCTTAACAGACGTATCCAGCTGGTTGAGGAGGAGTTGGATCGTGCTCAGGAGCGTCTGACAACTGCCCTGACCAAGCTGGAGGAGGCTGAGAAGGCGGCTGATGAGTCTGAGAG AGGCATGAAGGTCATTGAGAACAGAGCCTCCAAGGATGAGGAGAAGATGGAGCTGCAGGAGATCCAGCTGAAGGAGGCCAAGCACATCGCTGAGGAGGCTGACCGCAAATACGAGGAG GTTGCCCGTAAGCTGGTCATCATTGAGAGTGATCTGGAGCGTACAGAGGAGCGCGCTGAGCTTTCTGAAGG ACGGATTCGAAGAGCGGAGGACGAGCTAAGAGTTTTGGAACAAAGCTTAAAATCACTTACAGCTTCCGAAGCAAAG TACTCACATAAGGAGGACAAgtatgaggaggagatgaaggtCCTCACTGACAAGCTGAAGGAG GCTGAGACACGTGCTGAGTTCGCTGAGAGATCAGTAGCCAAGCTTGAGAAGACCATTGACGACTTGGAAG ATCACCTCTACCAGCAACTTSAGAAAAACCGCCTTCTCTCTAACGAACTAAGAGTGGCCTTGAATGAGGACTAA